Genomic segment of Sphingomicrobium marinum:
AGAGGCCGTAGGAGCGCGCTTCGTCTTCGCTGAGATCATAAGCAATCGGCACGTTGTCGATGTCCCATTCGTCGCGCGCGATCTGCGCGCGTTCTTCCCCATCCATCGACAGGGCGACGACCTTGATGCCGCGTTCGGCATAGTCATCGACAAGCCCGTTCAGTTCCTGGAGCCACTTGCGGCACAGCGGACAATGTTTGCCGCGATAGAATGCGAGGATGGTCAGATAGTCCCCGCCATCAGCGGACAGGCTGAATCGACCGCCATCGATCAGCGGTAGATCCAGATCGGGAACATCATGGGTGGGGATGAGGCGGGGCATCGACAGTCTCCTTTGTTCGACTTATTTGAACAATGGTTCTCGAAGATGACGGTTCCAAGGCCCCAAAAGAAAAAGCCCCGGCGCGAACCGGGGCTTCTGATTTAGTAAGGCAGAGGAGCTAGCTTTCGTCGACCACTTCGGCACCAGGACCGTTTTTGAGGATCGAGTCGATCGCGTTCTTCGCCGAGCTCTTCGAGCTGTAGCCTTCGGTCCAGAAAATCTTTTCCGAATTATAGTTGAAGGAAACGCGGAACTCGCCCTTCTTGTCCTTGGTGATGTGGAAACGATGCGGCATGTGACCTCCCTGCTGAAATGTGAGAATTCAGCCTGTCAGTGTGCCGCCGCACCGTCAACCGCTAGAGTCGTCTAGCCGTCATTGCGCGTGTTCGCTGCCGCCGCGCACCATCTGTTCGATGTGGTTGGCGAAGGCCTTGGCGAATTTCTCGACCTCGCGCTTGAGCCCATCGTCGTTGATGGTACCGTCGAGGTCGATCTTGTCGTCATTGACGCCGCCATAATAGGCTTCGGGCTGCCCCATGTCGGGCATGTCGAGCGTCTTGAAACAGGGCAGGATGGCAAGCGTACCGCCCAGCGCCCCGGTCGATCCGGGCGTCGCCGAGTAGACCGCGCAGGGTTTGCCGACCAACGCGCCTTTGCCGTACGGGCGCGAGCCGACATCGATGGCATTCTTCAGCGCGCCGGTAAGCGAGCGATTCCATTCGGGGCTGGAGAACAGCACGCCATCGGTCTGGTCGATTGCATCGCGGAAAGTGGCCCAAGCTTTCGGTCGGTCGTCGTCATTATCGATTTCGGGGTTGTATAGCGGAAGGTCGGCGATCGGAACTTCGTGGATCGTGACGCGATCCTCGACCATCCTGGTGATGGCCTTGCCGATGCGGCGGTTGAAACTTGCCTTGCGGATCGATCCGTTGATGAAGGCGATGGTGGGAAGGGTCATTCAATAACTCCGTTGGCAATTCCTGCTTTCTTGTTGTTGCCAACGGGCTATCTCCTCACTTGTTGCGCGCCCTGCCCTTAGGTCCGCCCTTGGGCTTTCCGCGATCACGCCTTTTCTTGCCGCCGCCCCTGCCATCGCTCCTGCCGCCCTTGCCCTTGGGCCGGCCGCGATGACCGCGATCGTTGGCATCGCCGCCATAGCTGCCTTCGGGGAGTTCGAAGCGTAGCGCGCCCGAAACCGGATCGGCCTCGACCAGCTTGAGTTCGAGCCTCATGCCGGGTTTGTAGGTGTCGCCGCTGTCATCGCCGATCAACGCCTGCGTTTTCTCGTCGTAGCGGAAATATTCGCGGCCCAGCGTCTTGGCGAGAACCAGCCCGTCGCCGCCAAGATCCTCGACCGTCGCAAAGAAGCCGAAGGGCTGCACGCCGGTAATCTTGGCGCGCACGATCTGCCCGACCTGATCTGCGAGGTAGGCCGCGACATAGCGATCGATCGTATCGCGCTCGGCCTCCATCGCGCGGCGCTCGAGCCCCGAGATGAGCTCGCCGACGGCGTCGATCTCGTTGGCGTCCTCGGTGGGTAGTCCGCCCGGCCCAAGCTTGTAGACGTTGACCAGCGAGCGATGCACGATGAGGTCGGCATAGCGGCGAATGGGCGAGGTGAAGTGCGCATAGCTGCCCAGCGCCAACCCAAAATGGCCGAGCGGCTCGCCGCCATAGCGTGCCTGCATCTGGCTCCTGAGAATTTGGATCATCACTTCTTCGCGCGAATCTTCGGGTGTGCGGTCGATGACCGCGTTGAAGGTCGACGGCCGGATCACCTGGCCAAGCGTGAAGGGGATATCGAGGCTGGCGAGATAGTCCTTGAGACCCGTCAGCTTCTCGCGATCGGGCACTTCGTGGATCCGATACATGACCGGCGCCTTCTTCTTTTCAAGCGCCTTGGCGGCGGCGACATTGGCGGCGATCATATAGTCTTCGACCAGGCGGTGCGCATCGAGCCTCTCGCGCGGCGCGACCGACATGATGCGACCTTTTTCGTCGAGCTGGACGCGGCGTTCGGGCAGGTCGAGATCGAGCGGTTCGCGGCTTTCACGCGCGGATAGCAATACCTTCCAGCAGTCCCACAACGGCTTGAGCGCGGTTTCGACCAATTCGGGATCGACGCGATCCTTTTCTCCGTCGATCGCGGCCTGCGCGTCTTCATAGGCAATGTTGGCTGCAAGACGTACCTTGGCACGGGTGAAGCGATAGCTCTTGAGATTGCCGCCGCTGTCGATCTGCAAGTGGCAAGCCATGGCGGCACGATCGACGCCTTCCTTCAAAGAGCAAATGCCCGCCGACAATTCCTCGGGCAGCATGGGGACGACGCGATCGGGGAAATAGACGCTGTTGCCGCGCTTGCGCGCTTCGCGATCGAGTTCGCTACCGGGCCGCACGTAAAAGCTGACGTCGGCGATCGCAACGATCGCCTTGTAGCCGCCGGGATTATCCTTGGCATCGTCATGCTCTGCCCAGATCGCATCG
This window contains:
- the rnr gene encoding ribonuclease R, which produces MARKQEGLPSPQQILDFIERSDSKVGKREIAKEFRLKGQEKIGLKRLLKDMADEGLIDHSPGRAFHKMGGVPRVTVLRVVSTDDGEVWAEPEQWSAETPKPKLRIVERGRQSALAVNDRVLARTEERGKGHVAHVMKKLARSAEMLMGVVRQEGSRYFLAPIDKKQRTHFLLRDLNGAEVGDLVLAEPASKGRNPAANVDAVLGDPFAPKSFSLIAIHKYGIRDRFPDKVIKEAEKVAKLDLGDNREDLTHLPIVAIDPEDARDHDDAIWAEHDDAKDNPGGYKAIVAIADVSFYVRPGSELDREARKRGNSVYFPDRVVPMLPEELSAGICSLKEGVDRAAMACHLQIDSGGNLKSYRFTRAKVRLAANIAYEDAQAAIDGEKDRVDPELVETALKPLWDCWKVLLSARESREPLDLDLPERRVQLDEKGRIMSVAPRERLDAHRLVEDYMIAANVAAAKALEKKKAPVMYRIHEVPDREKLTGLKDYLASLDIPFTLGQVIRPSTFNAVIDRTPEDSREEVMIQILRSQMQARYGGEPLGHFGLALGSYAHFTSPIRRYADLIVHRSLVNVYKLGPGGLPTEDANEIDAVGELISGLERRAMEAERDTIDRYVAAYLADQVGQIVRAKITGVQPFGFFATVEDLGGDGLVLAKTLGREYFRYDEKTQALIGDDSGDTYKPGMRLELKLVEADPVSGALRFELPEGSYGGDANDRGHRGRPKGKGGRSDGRGGGKKRRDRGKPKGGPKGRARNK
- a CDS encoding YegP family protein translates to MPHRFHITKDKKGEFRVSFNYNSEKIFWTEGYSSKSSAKNAIDSILKNGPGAEVVDES
- a CDS encoding NADPH-dependent FMN reductase, encoding MTLPTIAFINGSIRKASFNRRIGKAITRMVEDRVTIHEVPIADLPLYNPEIDNDDDRPKAWATFRDAIDQTDGVLFSSPEWNRSLTGALKNAIDVGSRPYGKGALVGKPCAVYSATPGSTGALGGTLAILPCFKTLDMPDMGQPEAYYGGVNDDKIDLDGTINDDGLKREVEKFAKAFANHIEQMVRGGSEHAQ
- a CDS encoding peroxiredoxin-like family protein encodes the protein MPRLIPTHDVPDLDLPLIDGGRFSLSADGGDYLTILAFYRGKHCPLCRKWLQELNGLVDDYAERGIKVVALSMDGEERAQIARDEWDIDNVPIAYDLSEDEARSYGLYISNKRDGSEEPERFSEPGTFLIHPDRTLYAVTLQSMPFTRPSFKELLGALDFVKDKNYPPRGTVE